A region of Longimicrobium sp. DNA encodes the following proteins:
- a CDS encoding DUF1569 domain-containing protein, which yields MKNLFEPARAAELKERLLRLRPDSERQWGKMSPAQAVAHCSIAMEMALGDTRAPRMLAGRIFGRIVKALALRNDAPIRRNTPTVPELVVADERSLDTERQRLSVLIDRFTAAGPAGCTTHPHAFFGRLTPQEWSVLMYKHVDHHLRQFEA from the coding sequence ATGAAGAATCTTTTCGAACCGGCACGGGCTGCCGAATTGAAGGAGAGGCTGCTGCGGCTGCGGCCGGACAGCGAGCGCCAATGGGGGAAGATGAGCCCGGCGCAGGCGGTGGCACACTGCTCCATCGCGATGGAGATGGCGTTGGGCGACACCCGGGCGCCGCGCATGCTGGCGGGGCGCATCTTCGGGAGGATCGTCAAGGCGCTCGCCCTCCGCAACGACGCCCCGATCCGCCGGAACACACCTACGGTGCCGGAGCTGGTCGTCGCGGACGAGCGCTCGCTAGACACCGAACGCCAGCGCCTCTCGGTCCTGATCGACCGCTTCACCGCCGCGGGCCCGGCGGGATGCACCACCCACCCGCACGCCTTCTTCGGCCGCCTGACGCCGCAGGAATGGAGCGTTCTGATGTACAAGCACGTGGACCATCACCTGCGGCAGTTCGAGGCTTAG
- a CDS encoding Uma2 family endonuclease translates to MRTTTKTERRLWTVDEYYRMGELGILPESGIELIDGMVREKKAWGTPRRWTYEDVLRMTTGGILDEDERLELIDGDLVCMTPIGHRHVYTVDLLTEFLGAEVRGRAILRVQSPLRFHSGEVPEPDLVVLRLHPDRYRSREAGPWDALLVVEVADSSLDRDLEKAALYARAAIGEYWIADVNAPSVIVHHTPVGGEYAVSREYRYGEVFASPVLGREIRVDEVLGPA, encoded by the coding sequence ATGCGCACCACCACCAAAACCGAACGCAGACTGTGGACTGTCGACGAGTACTACCGGATGGGGGAACTCGGCATCCTTCCCGAATCCGGAATCGAGCTGATCGACGGGATGGTGCGCGAAAAGAAAGCGTGGGGGACGCCGCGGCGGTGGACCTACGAGGACGTGCTCCGCATGACGACGGGCGGCATCCTCGACGAAGACGAGCGCCTGGAGCTGATCGATGGAGATCTGGTCTGTATGACGCCGATCGGTCACCGGCACGTCTACACGGTCGATCTGCTCACCGAGTTCTTGGGTGCCGAGGTGCGCGGCCGTGCGATCCTGCGCGTGCAGAGCCCTCTCCGCTTCCACTCGGGCGAAGTTCCCGAGCCCGATCTGGTGGTGCTGCGGCTTCATCCCGACCGCTACCGCTCGCGTGAGGCGGGTCCATGGGACGCGCTCCTCGTGGTAGAGGTGGCGGACAGCTCGCTGGATCGAGACCTGGAAAAAGCCGCGCTGTACGCACGTGCCGCTATCGGTGAGTACTGGATCGCGGACGTGAACGCACCAAGTGTGATCGTGCATCATACCCCTGTCGGTGGCGAGTACGCGGTATCGCGCGAGTATCGGTACGGCGAGGTGTTCGCCTCACCCGTCCTCGGTCGTGAGATACGCGTGGACGAGGTGCTCGGGCCGGCATGA
- a CDS encoding ribonuclease Z codes for MRVTFLGTAAARPTVGRNVSSLVVQREGDVLVFDCGEGTQRQMMKFGTGFGFHDIFFTHLHADHFLGVIGLLRTLGLQAREEPMTLWTPRGTEATLKQAVELGVERVPFEVRIVGVEPGEKIGRGVYDIVPFAAKHAGRAVGYAVVEHERLGRFNAQLARDLGVPEGPLWGKLHHGEDVEVEGRTIRAADVVGDPRPGRKVVYTGDTRPTSTTREIAAGADLLIHEATFAQDEADRAVSTGHSTAREAAQVAADAGVLRLALTHFSPRYADDPRVLEREARAVFPEVVAAYDGLVIEVPFRAE; via the coding sequence ATGCGCGTAACCTTTCTCGGCACCGCGGCGGCGCGCCCCACGGTGGGCCGCAACGTCTCGTCGCTGGTGGTGCAGCGCGAGGGGGACGTGCTGGTGTTCGACTGCGGTGAGGGCACGCAGCGGCAGATGATGAAGTTCGGCACCGGGTTCGGGTTCCACGACATCTTCTTCACGCACCTCCATGCCGACCATTTCCTGGGGGTGATCGGGCTGCTGAGGACGCTGGGGCTGCAGGCGCGCGAGGAGCCGATGACGCTCTGGACCCCGCGCGGCACCGAGGCGACGCTCAAGCAGGCGGTGGAGCTGGGGGTCGAGCGCGTTCCCTTCGAGGTGCGGATCGTAGGCGTGGAGCCGGGGGAGAAGATCGGCCGCGGCGTGTACGACATCGTCCCGTTCGCCGCCAAGCACGCGGGGCGGGCGGTTGGATACGCGGTGGTGGAGCATGAGCGGCTGGGACGCTTCAACGCGCAGCTCGCGCGCGACCTGGGAGTTCCTGAGGGTCCGCTCTGGGGCAAGCTCCACCACGGAGAGGACGTGGAGGTGGAGGGCCGCACCATCCGCGCGGCCGACGTGGTGGGCGATCCGCGCCCGGGCCGCAAGGTGGTGTACACCGGCGACACCCGCCCCACCTCCACCACGCGCGAGATCGCCGCTGGCGCCGACCTCTTGATCCACGAGGCCACCTTTGCGCAGGACGAGGCGGATCGCGCCGTCTCCACGGGCCACTCCACCGCCCGCGAAGCCGCGCAGGTCGCCGCGGACGCGGGCGTGCTGCGCCTCGCGCTCACCCACTTTTCCCCCCGCTACGCCGACGATCCGCGTGTGCTGGAGCGCGAGGCCCGCGCCGTCTTCCCCGAGGTGGTCGCCGCGTACGACGGGCTGGTGATCGAGGTGCCGTTTCGGGCGGAATGA
- the groES gene encoding co-chaperone GroES: protein MKVKPLADRVVVKALEDTEQMRGGLYIPDTAKEKPQQGEVVAVGPGKVEDGARVEMELKVGDKVLYGKYSGTEVTVENEQYLILRESDVLAVVG, encoded by the coding sequence ATCAAGGTCAAGCCGCTCGCCGACCGCGTCGTCGTCAAGGCGCTCGAGGACACGGAGCAGATGCGTGGCGGGCTCTACATCCCCGACACCGCCAAGGAAAAGCCGCAGCAGGGCGAAGTCGTCGCCGTCGGGCCGGGCAAGGTGGAAGACGGCGCGCGCGTCGAGATGGAGCTGAAGGTGGGCGACAAGGTGCTGTACGGAAAGTACAGCGGCACCGAGGTGACGGTGGAGAACGAGCAGTACCTGATCCTCCGCGAGTCCGACGTGCTCGCGGTGGTGGGCTGA
- a CDS encoding acyclic terpene utilization AtuA family protein: MKDKIRIASGQGFWGDQLDAPKQQVEGGPIDYLMLDYLAEVTMSIMQKQRSRNPALGYARDFVPLMGEILPAVVERGIRVIANAGGVNPIGCRDAVLEEARKAGLGGRARIGTITGDDILERLPDLLGHGVELKNMETGEPLSTVLDRVQSANAYIGARPIVEALRQDPHVVITGRSTDTALTYGPMIHEFGWSLDDHDRIAAGVVAGHINECGAQASGGNHMVDWREIKELAQIGYPIIEASPDGSFIVTKHDGTGGRVTLPTVKEQLVYEMGDPRSYITPDVVADFTSIRLEADGPDRVRVFGVKGGARTDMLKVSIAYSDGYKATGTLVYSWPDAVEKAQLADRVLRERLDRLGLKFDEVLTEYVGWNATHGPLAGPMPRDLPEVTVRWGVRGQDRAAVERFTKEIAPLVLAGPPSVTGFAGGRPAVQEIMAYWPALIPKTEIEPHLKVEVVQA, from the coding sequence ATGAAAGACAAGATCCGCATCGCCTCCGGGCAGGGGTTCTGGGGGGACCAGCTGGACGCTCCCAAGCAGCAGGTGGAGGGCGGGCCCATCGACTACCTGATGCTCGACTACCTGGCCGAGGTCACGATGTCGATCATGCAGAAGCAGCGCTCGCGCAACCCGGCGCTGGGGTACGCGCGCGACTTCGTGCCGCTGATGGGCGAGATCCTGCCGGCGGTGGTGGAGCGCGGCATCCGCGTGATCGCCAACGCGGGTGGCGTCAACCCGATCGGGTGCCGCGACGCGGTGCTGGAGGAGGCGCGCAAGGCGGGGCTCGGCGGCCGCGCGCGCATCGGCACCATCACCGGCGACGACATCCTGGAGCGCCTCCCCGACCTGCTTGGGCACGGGGTGGAGCTCAAGAACATGGAGACGGGCGAGCCCCTCTCCACCGTCCTCGACCGCGTGCAGAGCGCCAACGCCTACATCGGCGCGCGGCCGATCGTCGAGGCGCTGCGGCAGGACCCGCACGTCGTCATCACCGGCCGCTCCACGGACACGGCGCTCACCTACGGGCCGATGATCCACGAGTTCGGCTGGTCGCTGGACGACCACGACCGGATCGCGGCTGGGGTGGTGGCGGGACACATCAACGAGTGCGGCGCGCAGGCCAGCGGCGGCAACCACATGGTGGACTGGCGCGAGATCAAGGAGCTGGCGCAGATCGGCTACCCGATCATCGAAGCCTCTCCGGACGGGTCGTTCATCGTCACCAAGCACGACGGCACCGGCGGGCGCGTGACGCTCCCCACCGTCAAGGAGCAGCTCGTCTACGAGATGGGCGATCCGCGCAGCTACATCACCCCGGACGTGGTGGCGGACTTCACCAGCATCCGCCTGGAGGCCGACGGGCCGGACCGGGTGCGCGTCTTCGGCGTGAAGGGCGGCGCGCGCACGGACATGCTCAAGGTGAGCATCGCCTACTCCGACGGCTACAAGGCGACCGGCACCCTCGTCTACTCCTGGCCCGACGCCGTGGAGAAGGCGCAGCTCGCCGACCGCGTGCTGCGCGAGCGGCTGGACCGGCTTGGCCTCAAGTTCGACGAGGTGCTGACCGAATACGTCGGCTGGAACGCGACGCACGGCCCCCTCGCCGGCCCCATGCCGCGCGACCTGCCCGAAGTCACGGTGCGCTGGGGAGTGCGCGGCCAGGACCGGGCGGCCGTGGAGCGCTTCACCAAGGAAATCGCGCCGCTCGTGCTGGCCGGCCCGCCCTCGGTAACCGGCTTCGCGGGCGGACGCCCGGCGGTGCAGGAGATCATGGCGTACTGGCCCGCGCTGATCCCCAAGACCGAGATCGAGCCGCATCTGAAGGTCGAGGTGGTGCAGGCATGA